The genome window AAGCACCATATTATTGAACTCGTTGGTGCGCGCGTGTCCCAGCAGCACCGCGTTGCGTGCGTTATGTGTATAAAAGCCCTCGTCGGTGAGCAAGCCACTGCTCCAGCAGAGGCGAAAGTCGGGGTCGGCATCCAGCGACACCACCCTCGCCCATACCGCCAGTGCAGCAGCGGCGACAATCAGTATGATGAACACCTTGCGTTGATCCATTTTTCCATCCATTAAAGAAGTTCTCTGAACTCCTCTACACTTAGACCCGCCTGTCGGATGATGGTTCGCCAAAGCCCTCTGCCCAGTTCCTTGTGATCGGGTACAACAACCTGGGCAAACGGTTCGTCTCAGCGCAGAATAATATGACTTCCTTCCTGTCGCTGAAATAGAAACCGACCTTTTCGAGCGCTTGGACACATCGACGCCCCGATATGCGAGGGAGATGGCTCATACAACAACCACCATCGCCTCAAAGCGCTCTTCAGGAACTGGCAGGTTGTCTTCTTGCAGTACTGCAACGTAGCCCCTTATCGCCTCCCGGATGTTTTCCAGCGCTTCTTCCCGGCTTCTACCCTGTGTGGCGCATCCGGGCAGACTGGGGCATTCGGCAACCCAGAAATCGTCCTCGTCCTTGTAGAGTAACACCTGTCGCATTATTGTCCCCCTGCCCAGGCATGTTCCATGCTCTATCCTTTGCTCTCGTCAATGAGCCGCAAAAACTCCGCGAAGTACGGATCGCTGTCGCGCGGGCCGGGCGACGCCTCCGGATGATACTGCAAGGTGAAGATAGGCAGCGATGTATGGCGCAAGCCTTCCACCGTGCCGTCGTTCAGGTTAATCTGCCACACTTCCATGCCCGGTTCCAGCCCTGACGGGTCCACGGCGTATCCGTGGTTCTGCGAAGTAATCGTCACCTGCCCGGAGCGCAGGTCCTTGACGGGGTGATTGCACCCCCGATGCCCGAACTTCAGTTTGAAGGTCTTCGCGCCGAAGGCTGCTCCCACCAGCTGATTGCCCAGGCAGATGCCGAAAAGGGGCACTTTGCCTACCAGCCGGCGCACCTGCTGCACAATGTCGCCCAGCAGGGCGGGGTCGCCAGGTCCCGGCGAGAGGGCGACTCCGTCGGGATGCGTCGCCAGTATGTCCTCCGCCGTAGCCGTGCAGGGCAACACCGTCACCCGACTGCCCAGCGCGGCGAACCTCCTGAGGATATTGTACTTCAGTCCGCAGTCTATCAGCGTGAGGCGGTAGCGCGTGCCGGGCAGTACCGGTGCATCTACCGGCTTCATTCCCTCCGCATCCCAGACATAAGGCTCCGGTGTGGTAACCATGCGCACATAGTTGAACTGCTCGTAACGGGGTGACGCCTGCAAATGGCGCAGCGCCTCCTCGCGGGTCAGCTCGGTGGTCAGGATACCCATCATCACCCCTGCCGCACGCAGCCGGCGCGTGAGGGCGCGCGTATCGATGCGATGAATACCCGGGATACCTTTCCCCTGCAGGTGTTCGCGCAGCGTCCAGCGGGCACGCCAGTTGCTGGGATGTTCACACGCCTCCCGTACTACCAGCGCGGAGACCTGAATGCGCCGAGATTCGTCGTCCTCCTCGTTGATCCCGTAGTTGCCGATGAGCGGATAGGTCAGCGTGACAATCTGCCCGGCATACGAGGGGTCGGTGAGTATCTCCTGATAGCC of Armatimonadota bacterium contains these proteins:
- a CDS encoding HicB family protein; its protein translation is MRQVLLYKDEDDFWVAECPSLPGCATQGRSREEALENIREAIRGYVAVLQEDNLPVPEERFEAMVVVV
- the carA gene encoding carbamoyl-phosphate synthase small chain, which codes for MKALLALEDGVTFEGEAIGAPGTVVGEVVFNTGMTGYQEILTDPSYAGQIVTLTYPLIGNYGINEEDDESRRIQVSALVVREACEHPSNWRARWTLREHLQGKGIPGIHRIDTRALTRRLRAAGVMMGILTTELTREEALRHLQASPRYEQFNYVRMVTTPEPYVWDAEGMKPVDAPVLPGTRYRLTLIDCGLKYNILRRFAALGSRVTVLPCTATAEDILATHPDGVALSPGPGDPALLGDIVQQVRRLVGKVPLFGICLGNQLVGAAFGAKTFKLKFGHRGCNHPVKDLRSGQVTITSQNHGYAVDPSGLEPGMEVWQINLNDGTVEGLRHTSLPIFTLQYHPEASPGPRDSDPYFAEFLRLIDESKG